A genome region from Glycine max cultivar Williams 82 chromosome 5, Glycine_max_v4.0, whole genome shotgun sequence includes the following:
- the LOC100793239 gene encoding uncharacterized protein: protein MACRVQKRISLRRKLRIVRVLTCSNSAKRTSLVKSTVLRLYKLKLALETVKRQYENLLATRREFISLSNHVKENKDVKIEKVGAGTFMVRVTCEKGGDNLVSILEAFDEMCLNVQQARVSCENGFSLEAIAVAENQTLDVRDITEALLKAIGKQSGEKDSQKFDKCCDL, encoded by the exons ATGGCTTGCAGGGTGCAGAAAAGGATTTCACTGCGCAGAAAACTTCGCATTGTGCGAGTACTTACCTGCTCAAACTCT GCCAAGAGAACCTCCCTTGTCAAGAGTACCGTTCTACGCTTATACAAACTAAAGCTCGCACTGGAAACTGTCAAAAGACAGTATGAAAACCTGTTAGCCACCAGAAGAGAGTTCATTAGCCTATCGAACCATGTCAAAGAGAACAAG GATGTGAAAATAGAGAAGGTAGGGGCAGGAACTTTTATGGTGAGGGTCACGTGCGAGAAAGGAGGTGACAATCTGGTGTCTATTTTAGAGGCATTTGATGAGATGTGTCTGAATGTTCAACAAGCCAGAGTTTCATGTGAAAATGGTTTTTCTCTGGAAGCCATTGCTGTGGCTGAGAACCAAACGCTGGATGTAAGAGACATTACTGAAGCGCTTCTAAAAGCTATTGGAAAGCAGAGTGGTGAAAAGGACTCGCAGAAGTTTGACAAATGCTGTgatttgtaa
- the LOC100793777 gene encoding probable WRKY transcription factor 65 — translation MDSKFRKKNRNVNSYTSEQDQDTDIAQENLAESPPSSTVFNIDGLVPSPTSSSKRRRAIQKRVVQIPMKETEGCRLKGESNTPPSDSWAWRKYGQKPIKGSPYPRGYYRCSSSKGCPARKQVERSCVDPTMLVVTYSSDHNHPWPPSRNHARPTKKPEPVPDPVEPEEKFADESMITTAEELGWLGEMEATSSTVLESPFMATTYHADVALIPMREEDESLFADLGELPECSVVFRQGLLAERRRYTAPWCGTTS, via the exons ATGGATAGCAAGTTCAGAAAAAAGAACCGCAACGTTAACTCATATACCAGTGAACAAGATCAAGACACTGATATAGCTCAAGAAAACCTTGCCGAGTCCCCTCCTTCTTCCACTGTGTTCAACATCGATGGCTTAGTCCCCTCCCCCACTTCCTCATCAAAGAGAAG GAGGGCAATACAGAAAAGGGTGGTGCAAATCCCAATGAAGGAGACAGAAGGGTGTAGGCTAAAAGGAGAGAGCAACACCCCACCCTCGGATTCATGGGCATGGAGAAAGTACGGCCAGAAACCCATCAAGGGTTCCCCTTATCCCAG AGGGTACTACAGGTGTAGCAGTTCGAAGGGGTGTCCGGCACGGAAACAAGTGGAAAGGAGCTGCGTGGACCCCACGATGCTAGTCGTCACTTACTCCTCCGACCACAACCATCCCTGGCCACCTTCTAGAAACCACGCCAGGCCCACCAAAAAACCTGAACCGGTTCCGGACCCGGTCGAACCGGAGGAGAAGTTCGCGGACGAGTCCATGATAACAACCGCGGAAGAATTGGGGTGGCTGGGGGAGATGGAAGCGACGTCGTCCACGGTTCTCGAAAGCCCGTTTATGGCTACGACGTACCATGCTGACGTGGCGCTGATTCCGATGAGGGAGGAGGACGAGTCGCTCTTCGCCGACCTCGGAGAGCTGCCGGAGTGCTCGGTAGTGTTCCGGCAGGGGCTGCTGGCGGAGCGGCGGCGGTACACGGCGCCGTGGTGTGGGACCACAAGTTGA